One part of the Vitis riparia cultivar Riparia Gloire de Montpellier isolate 1030 chromosome 15, EGFV_Vit.rip_1.0, whole genome shotgun sequence genome encodes these proteins:
- the LOC117931798 gene encoding uncharacterized protein LOC117931798 isoform X2 → MEGSDAEELEELEADVKEMAQKVRHYRTTLPDQLKATFTSILSSQRPPFLEFVSGSEPEASGEPNPVSGGCICGACRVEEMGTIVDVVVMVSGSGALL, encoded by the exons ATGGAAGGATCCGACGCGGAAGAACTAGAGGAGTTGGAGGCTGATGTGAAGGAAATGGCTCAGAAGGTCCGCCATTACCGTACAACTCTCCCAGATCAGCTCAAGGCCACATTCACTTCGATTTTATCTTCTCAGCGACCTCCGTTTCTCGAATTCGTGTCCGGATCCGAACCCGAAGCCTCCGGAGAACCTAACCCAG TTTCCGGTGGGTGCATTTGTGGAGCCTGCAGGGTAGAGGAAATGGGGACAATAGTGGATGTGGTGGTGATGGTGAGTGGTAGTGGTGCTCTTTTAtga
- the LOC117931798 gene encoding uncharacterized protein LOC117931798 isoform X1, with amino-acid sequence MEGSDAEELEELEADVKEMAQKVRHYRTTLPDQLKATFTSILSSQRPPFLEFVSGSEPEASGEPNPGQSRVLLAQGDHETSEKIQLLKQKISSNISTIPALLKRLNECMSMVDKLDLYNGIMHLAFKRRRTS; translated from the exons ATGGAAGGATCCGACGCGGAAGAACTAGAGGAGTTGGAGGCTGATGTGAAGGAAATGGCTCAGAAGGTCCGCCATTACCGTACAACTCTCCCAGATCAGCTCAAGGCCACATTCACTTCGATTTTATCTTCTCAGCGACCTCCGTTTCTCGAATTCGTGTCCGGATCCGAACCCGAAGCCTCCGGAGAACCTAACCCAG GACAGAGCAGGGTTTTGCTAGCTCAAGGAGATCATGAGACTTCAGAGAAAATACAGTTGCTCAAACAAAAGATTTCGAGTAACATCTCTACCATTCCAGCCCTCTTGAAAAGATTGAATGAATGTATGTCAATGGTTGACAAACTTGATTTGTACAATGGAATTATGCATCTTGCCTTCAAAAGGAGAAGGACTAGCTAA
- the LOC117931717 gene encoding putative disease resistance RPP13-like protein 3, whose product MAESSISFFVEKLYDLVSQQALLYGAVEGQVRLLRNELEWIRQFLEHADAERRYDKMFKLWVNQIRDTAYDAEDAIDEFISKVERKRQQRFNNLNFLPACVVLPDKLRLVNELNGRISEINIRLEKILINKRRYGMEDLRAYEPGSSSGIATTSERYSNQMVARKEKRLPAVEETNVVGMKNDVEAVKGKLLGGAMERVVVAIWGMGGLGKTTLAKKVSNDTDVQHDFSCRAWVYVSQEYNIRELLLGIANCVTTLTDEQKRKNENELGEEVYKCLQGKRYLIVLDDIWNTDVWQSLSQYLPEELNKSRVLITTRNQGIALYAHSDCHELQTLGEKESWELFLNKVGSAGLEEFKEKIVEKCKGLPLAIVVLGGLLSLKDLTRDSWLKVLNSMDWHLSQGPDSCLGILALSYNDLPSYLKPCFLYCGVFPEDSEIKASKLIRLWVAEGFVQKRGKETLEDIAEDYLYELIQRSMIQLADTRVDGRVKSCRIHDLLRDLAISEAKEEKLFEEGENIDADVLPTSVRRLININQTISPHLQNSNLRSLILNRSPIDDGGWVFLHKYPKLLRVLHQDRGMYGLKLSGKIGELIHLKYLCFSGITWRIILPPSIGGLVNLQTLDTGNDYIRIPHTIWKLKQMRHLNCRGGRISSRQSMRERWVEGHLGVHQMTNLQTLYLEGGDWLKDNNLGKLAHHLKQLKLYLYSHLKLKEESFRSIAQLTGLQKLKLLTDNFIESEGLSTSTPILFPGLESFSHHKCLYKLHLLGPIRKLPEETTLYPPNLMQLKLHYTEMEEDPMPILGKLPNLRNLRLLQGSYVGTGMNCPHGGFLRLEFLQMRLLKNLEDLSVEEGAMPNLKTLKIEYCEQMRKFPDGLLQLKKLQRLNLYEVSQELMSEVLETQGEDWNRIRRIITSQQPPR is encoded by the coding sequence ATGGCCGAGAGCAGCATCTCGTTTTTCGTAGAGAAGCTGTATGACTTGGTTTCACAACAAGCCTTGCTCTATGGGGCAGTAGAAGGGCAGGTCAGGCTGCTCCGAAACGAGCTGGAGTGGATCCGCCAGTTCCTAGAACATGCTGATGCAGAGCGTAGATACGACAAAATGTTCAAGCTGTGGGTGAATCAGATCAGGGATACAGCCTATGATGCCGAAGATGCCATTGATGAATTCATATCCAAAGTGGAACGCAAACGACAGCAGAGATTCAATAATCTCAACTTCTTACCCGCATGCGTGGTCTTGCCTGACAAGTTACGGCTTGTGAATGAGCTCAACGGGCGTATCAGTGAGATCAATATCAGACTTGAGAAGATTTTGATTAATAAACGGAGGTACGGCATGGAAGATCTGAGAGCTTATGAACCTGGGAGCTCTTCCGGTATTGCAACTACTTCTGAACGGTACTCCAATCAAATGGTGGCCAGGAAAGAGAAGAGGCTTCCCGCTGTTGAAGAAACCAACGTAGTGGGGATGAAAAATGATGTGGAAGCTGTAAAGGGAAAGCTGTTAGGGGGAGCAATGGAAAGAGTAGTGGTGGCCATCTGGGGAATGGGTGGCCTTGGCAAAACAACTCTTGCCAAGAAAGTTTCCAACGACACCGATGTTCAGCACGACTTTAGTTGCCGTGCTTGGGTTTATGTATCTCAAGAGTACAATATCCGGGAGCTTTTGCTCGGGATCGCCAATTGTGTCACGACTCTCACGGATGAACAAAAacgtaaaaatgaaaatgaattggGAGAAGAGGTTTATAAATGTCTCCAGGGAAAAAGGTACTTGATAGTGCTTGATGATATATGGAACACCGATGTTTGGCAGAGCTTGAGCCAATATTTGCCTGAAGAATTAAATAAGAGCAGAGTGTTGATCACTACTCGCAATCAAGGAATTGCTCTTTATGCTCATTCAGATTGCCATGAACTTCAAACTTTGGGTGAAAAAGAAAGCTGGGAGCTGTTTCTCAACAAAGTAGGGAGTGCAGGGTTGGAGGAATTCAAAGAGAAGATCGTAGAAAAATGCAAAGGTTTACCTCTTGCAATTGTGGTTCTTGGAGGACTTTTATCACTGAAAGATCTGACACGAGACTCATGGCTGAAAGTGCTTAACAGCATGGATTGGCATCTAAGTCAAGGTCCCGACTCCTGTTTGGGAATTCTTGCACTGAGCTATAACGACTTACCCTCTTACTTGAAGCCCTGCTTTCTTTACTGTGGGGTTTTTCCGGAGGACTCAGAAATCAAAGCAAGTAAGTTGATTCGCTTGTGGGTTGCTGAAGGATTTGtacaaaaaaggggaaaagaaacGCTGGAAGACATTGCAGAAGACTACTTATACGAGTTGATCCAGAGAAGCATGATTCAGTTGGCTGATACGAGAGTCGATGGAAGGGTGAAGTCTTGCCGTATACACGACCTGCTTAGAGATCTAGCCATTTCAGAAgctaaagaagaaaaactttttgAGGAAGGTGAAAACATTGATGCGGACGTGCTTCCTACTAGTGTTCGTCGACTGATTAATATTAATCAGACCATCTCTCCGCATTTGCAAAATTCTAATCTCCGATCTTTGATCCTCAATAGATCCCCCATTGATGATGGAGGTTGGgtatttttacataaatacccTAAATTGCTTCGGGTCCTGCACCAGGATAGAGGAATGTATGGTCTCAAACTATCAGGAAAAATAGGAGAACTCATCcacctaaaatatttatgctTTAGCGGAATTACGTGGAGAATAATCCTTCCACCATCAATCGGTGGGCTTGTTAATTTACAAACCCTTGATACAGGAAACGATTACATCCGCATACCCCATacaatttggaaattgaagcaAATGAGACATCTAAATTGTCGGGGAGGTAGGATCTCATCAAGGCAGTCAATGAGAGAGAGGTGGGTGGAAGGCCATTTGGGTGTCCATCAAATGACCAACCTTCAGACATTATATTTAGAGGGTGGCGATTGGTTGAAGGATAACAACTTGGGAAAACTGGCCCACCACCTAAAGCAATTGAAGCTATACCTTTATTCTCACCTAAAGTTGAAGGAGGAGTCGTTCCGATCTATAGCCCAATTAACTGGGCTTCAAAAGCTGAAGTTGCTTACTGATAATTTTATAGAAAGCGAGGGATTGTCAACATCAACACCAATTCTATTCCCAGGTCTGGAGTCTTTCTCACACCACAAGTGCCTCTACAAATTGCATCTACTGGGACCCATCCGAAAACTACCCGAGGAAACAACACTCTATCCTCCGAATCTCATGCAACTCAAACTGCATTATACTGAAATGGAGGAAGATCCAATGCCAATACTAGGGAAGCTGCCAAACTTGAGGAATCTCAGATTATTACAAGGTTCTTATGTGGGTACGGGAATGAATTGTCCTCATGGAGGGTTCCTTCGACTTGAATTCCTACAAATGCGGTTGTTGAAGAATCTAGAAGACTTGTCAGTGGAGGAAGGAGCAATGCCTAATCTGAAGACACTGAAAATTGAGTATTGTGAGCAAATGAGGAAGTTCCCAGATGGATTATTGCAGCTGAAAAAGCTCCAAAGACTAAACCTCTATGAGGTATCCCAAGAATTGATGAGTGAGGTTTTAGAGACACAAGGAGAAGATTGGAATAGGATCCGTCGTATAATCACCTCCCAGCAACCTCCCCGGTAG